One genomic region from Spinacia oleracea cultivar Varoflay unplaced genomic scaffold, BTI_SOV_V1 SOVchr0_003, whole genome shotgun sequence encodes:
- the LOC130464808 gene encoding uncharacterized protein isoform X2 has product MGVDKPSLVVDLVEDPLSGIPADVRSQIPAEVARRARSSGAKDKGKDAAAAEDENVPATPHYSSKDRVAICRKVFKAVPAEYVASLPGRKTDAQFGAIQATLLDLFCRMEFCKSWKTRTAEELKAQVAESTHHGDYAFKSIEEVRLQMQTTIDLQAKEVAALRSDKAELLKKILAQDKDMVAMVEEAKTAAAEIRALQDQLREYPQVKEAAEEAEHLRGELETARSQVRTLRERLLESYDQGEQATKDAVKHAWESHMSEYDLGWFQRRMEHSAAVLAAERLGQPPPEFVSSDDEDDAAAP; this is encoded by the exons atgggcgtggacaagccgtctctggtggtggacttggtggaggaccctctttcgggaatcccggccgacgtccgctctcagataccggcggaggtggcccgccgagctaggtcttcgggcg ccaaagacaaagggaaggatgcagctgctgccgaggatgagaacgtacctgctactccccactattcgtcaaaggatagggtggctatatgccgcaaggtttttaaggccgtccccgcagagtatgttgcttctcttcctggccgcaagactgacgcccagtttggtgcgatccaggccactcttctcgac ttgttctgccgcatggaattctgcaagagctggaagacccgcactgctgaggagctcaaagctcaggtggctgagtccacccaccatggtgactatgcgttcaagtccattgaagaggtccgcctgcagatgcagacgaccatagaccttcaagcgaaggaggtggctgcgttgagatctgacaaggccgagctgcttaagaagatcttggcgcaggacaaggacatggtggcaatggtcgaggaggccaagacagcggcggcggaaatacgggcgcttcaggaccagttgcgggagtaccctcaggtcaaagaggcggctgaggaagccgagcatcttcgtggggagctagagacggccagatcgcaagttcgcaccttgcgtgagcgtcttctggaatcctatgatcagggggaacaagcgaccaaggacgctgttaagcacgcctgggagagccacatgtcagagtatgatcttgggtggttccagcggcgaatggagcacagtgccgctgtgttggctgctgaacgtcttggtcagccgccccctgagtttgtatcatctgatgacgaggacgatgcggccgcCCCCTGA
- the LOC130464808 gene encoding uncharacterized protein isoform X1 has protein sequence MGVDKPSLVVDLVEDPLSGIPADVRSQIPAEVARRARSSGGKYYSNVVQTYRASSGSSSYSPRHPKAIVFPIAKDKGKDAAAAEDENVPATPHYSSKDRVAICRKVFKAVPAEYVASLPGRKTDAQFGAIQATLLDLFCRMEFCKSWKTRTAEELKAQVAESTHHGDYAFKSIEEVRLQMQTTIDLQAKEVAALRSDKAELLKKILAQDKDMVAMVEEAKTAAAEIRALQDQLREYPQVKEAAEEAEHLRGELETARSQVRTLRERLLESYDQGEQATKDAVKHAWESHMSEYDLGWFQRRMEHSAAVLAAERLGQPPPEFVSSDDEDDAAAP, from the exons atgggcgtggacaagccgtctctggtggtggacttggtggaggaccctctttcgggaatcccggccgacgtccgctctcagataccggcggaggtggcccgccgagctaggtcttcgggcggtaagtattattcgaacgtcgttcagacgtatcgagcctcctctggcagttcttcttactctccgcgtcatcctaaggccattgtttttcctatagccaaagacaaagggaaggatgcagctgctgccgaggatgagaacgtacctgctactccccactattcgtcaaaggatagggtggctatatgccgcaaggtttttaaggccgtccccgcagagtatgttgcttctcttcctggccgcaagactgacgcccagtttggtgcgatccaggccactcttctcgac ttgttctgccgcatggaattctgcaagagctggaagacccgcactgctgaggagctcaaagctcaggtggctgagtccacccaccatggtgactatgcgttcaagtccattgaagaggtccgcctgcagatgcagacgaccatagaccttcaagcgaaggaggtggctgcgttgagatctgacaaggccgagctgcttaagaagatcttggcgcaggacaaggacatggtggcaatggtcgaggaggccaagacagcggcggcggaaatacgggcgcttcaggaccagttgcgggagtaccctcaggtcaaagaggcggctgaggaagccgagcatcttcgtggggagctagagacggccagatcgcaagttcgcaccttgcgtgagcgtcttctggaatcctatgatcagggggaacaagcgaccaaggacgctgttaagcacgcctgggagagccacatgtcagagtatgatcttgggtggttccagcggcgaatggagcacagtgccgctgtgttggctgctgaacgtcttggtcagccgccccctgagtttgtatcatctgatgacgaggacgatgcggccgcCCCCTGA